The sequence below is a genomic window from Nitrobacter winogradskyi Nb-255.
ATACCGTGCTCACCGAGCTTCAGCGCTACCGTTTTGGCCGCATTGTTCTGATCGGCGGAACGTTGGGCCAGCGGCGAGTCACCGCAGTGTTCGATGCAGCCAAGACGGAGCAGGCCCTCGATACGATCGCCGAATCCCTGTCGCTGCGCATCTATCGAGCCGCCGGCCTGCTGACTGTCATCATTCCGAACGACAGCGCCGAAAAACTCCCACGGGCGACTAACTACTTTTCCCGATCCTGTCGTCTTCAGAATAGGGATGGGATCGCGCCGTCGTGGCCGATCCCCTGCCCGCATGTTGAGGACGGGGGACGTCCAATTACGAGGTGGGCGTCAAGGGCGAACTGCTGGACAAGCGCCTGAATGTGTCGGCCGCCCTGTTCCGCCTGGACCAGACCAATCTAGCGCGGCCGGACAATTCCGTCCTTCCCGACCCCAGCAATGCCTGCGGCGGGGTCTGCTACATCGCCGCCGACAAGGTGGTGAGCCAGGGCGTCGATCTGGGCCTCAGCGGAGAACTGTCGCCCGGCTGGCAAATGATGGCGGGCTATACCTTCGTGGACAGCAAATACGTGACCGGCGAAATGAATGGCCTGCGTTACGGCACCTGGTTGCCGCGCCACAACATGCGGCTGACCACCGCCTACAAGGTGCCCGGCACGGACTGGACGCTGGGCGGCAACCTGGCGCGCAGCCAGCTCTATCGCGACGATGTGAGCTGGTTCACGGGTGAGACCGCAAGGATCCGCAGCGGTGCGCTGTTGCTGGTGGGACTGATGGCGAAGTACCAGATCAACCCGAACGCCGAACTGGTGATGACGGTGAGCAACCTGTTTGACCGCACTTACCGGTCGGCAATGGAGTGGAAGTACTACTCCCCCTTCGGTGAGCCGCGCCGGATGTCGATCGCCCTGAGGTACCGGTTCTGACAGGACCGATCCTCATCGGGACTTTGGCTTGATGTTGTATGGTGATGTAACGGGAAGCACACTGCTCGACGTCAGATTACCGCCAAGGAGATCAAGGATGGACCCTGCGCCACCTTCGCTATTTCGTCGACGTCGCCGCCCGCTACGGCAGCTTCAGCGGGGCCGCGAAACGGGTTCAATGGCAGGCGGCAGATAGCCAGCAGGGCGCGCCGCAAACTGTACACTGGTAGCTATTTCGCGTCGATTTCCAACCACGTCGTGCCGATCAGTAGCAGTGACAAGCTGGGGCGTGCGTGCCAGATGCGGCGCCGATCCTGCAGCGATCTTCACGTCATCTATATGAGGCTGTCCGCACCGTAGTGCGCCGGGCTCTATTCCGGCGTCTGTTGCTGCCTCCACCGAACCCGCCAGTTGCGGTTTCGGCCCATCCGGGTGACGATCCCTGACAGGAAATAATACGGCGGCATCTAATCCCGATCGCCACTTTGTGTTGCGCACGCCTCCGCGCGCTGGACCCCTTTTCCAGCTTGCACCGACGAGCAGGGCTTGCCCAATAGCGCCAGTTCCTCCGGCCCGCTCCATTCGACCGCGCCGCAATCTCCCGTGTTGTCGGAGCCAAGCCGCCGCAAGCGGCGATGGCGCTTTGGAACCCCGCTCTTTCGCTCTCCTGCCGCTGCGCAGTTGAAGTCAAACCGGATGCTGACCGTGTCCTGTTCCGGCCTCATGGAGACAGCCCCCGGCGTGTCGGGCCGACGGGTGACCTTGGTGGATCGAAAATCCTTGTCTTTTCAGATTGTAGAAGAGTGTTCCATTCCTCAATCGTTTGGAAGATGGCGTTCGATGTTTCTACATCTATGTCCGCCACACACCGCGATTGTTCTCCATATTGCGATATTGTCGCCGAGCACCGCACACCCACCCCGCCATCGATTGACCTTGCAAGAGCAAGCCCGCACCCGTTTCAGGCCAGGCTCGCACACCAGCCATTCTGGACATCCTGTCATGAGTTCCCGGCTGGCAGGCCTGCGAGGAGAACGCAGAAAGGTGATCGCCTCACGTGGCGGCGATCCGGATTTTCCACACTTGTTCCTTGATTTAAGCGTTGCATCGACATAGCGTTTAGGTTGCTCGACTGTGGAGATTTTATATGTCCCGGGGCTTTGGTGCGATTCAACGCGCGGTGCTTGACGCGTTATCGGACAAACTGATCATCACTCTGTCGACACTCGACCTCGCTCACATCGTCAACGGCGGGGTGCGCAGCAGATCTATGATCGCATCGGTTCATCGCGCACTTCGAACCTTGGAAGCCGCTGGCAAAGTCGTCCGCCTCGATGGAAGGTGGGCACTCGCGTCGCGACAAAGGGAAGCTCGAAGCTACAGGTACAGACAACAACCTGAGTCGCCTGTGCAGCAGAGAAACGAACGGTTGAAACTGATCTCGAAGATTCTTGGAATGCTCGGATCGTCTCAGGACGGTGAGGTTCTGGCGGCCGCGAAAAGAGCGGAAGCCAAGCGGGTCGAGCTAGGTTTATCCTGGGACGACATCATCCTGGGAGACTCTTGCTCGATCATCTGAAAGCGGCGCCCTGAAACAGCGTTGGCCTATAGCGTTTTCGAGCGAAGCGGGTGACCTGTTCGCATGAAGAACCCACCCCGCTTCTGATCCCCTCGGAAGCGGAAGGACCCCGGCGACAGGCGCGAGGCTTTTCAGTCAGATAGCCATTTGCGCACATATGCGTCGATAAGCTCGCGCACGGATTCAGACTTGATCACCAGGCCGAGGTCGATCATTTCCGAACCGATGAGCCGGTTGTCGTTCTGCGCCGGCACCGGCCCGGGCACGAGCTGGTTGGCCTCCTCGCGGAAGAACACCTCCGCCACCACTCCGGCGAACCATATCGTGCGCGCCGCATCGCCGCGCGGGCGCAGCGGATCGTCGCGCACCACGAATACCGGGCTGCCGCTCGATCCGGGATAGACCGCGGCGTCGATCAGGAATTGCTTGTGCCCCTCGAAGTCAAGTTCCAGCGGCGTTGCGGTGGTGCCGCGGCGAAGGATGGGCATGAGGTTGACCTGATCCCACACCCCGCTGGGATAGCCGACGAACAGCACGTCCTCGAGCGCGTCGAATCCCCGCACCGCAGCCGCGTCGGGAATGCGCTGGCTGTCGATCGCATGATAATACAGTTGCACGCCCAGATCGCGCGCCGCTCGTTCGAGCGGCCGCAGCGGCACGATGGCGAGATCGACCGCGGGATCGGGATGGAGAAACCACGCCGCGGGGAAGTCGTCGATGTTGAGCTGAAAACGCTGGCCGAATGCCGGCCTGCCTTCGCTCGTCTGGGTGAACACCAGGCCGCCGCGGCGAACGCCCTCGACCAGATGCCGGTTGGTGACGATGAACGGCGTATTGCCCTTCGCGTGAGCGTGGCTGAGGATGAAGGCCGTGCCGGAGCCGGCGCTGCCGTCCTCGAGTTCGGTGTCCACCCGCACGGTTGAGAACAGCAGCTTCTTTGCAATCGAGTCGATTTCCATGGAGCTCACGCGTGCGCCATAGCGCGTTGGTTCAGGCGCTCGATCGCGGCCACCGCCGCGCGTTGCGCCTCCTCGGCCTCGGCCTCGTTGCCCATCATGGTCAGGCGGCCGAAAGAACCGAAAGCCTTGACGTCCACCAGGGTAATGTGCGCGGCCTTCTCGGCCTCATTGGCGGCATACATGATATAGCCCGCCGGCTCGACCTCCAGGATGAACATGCTCTTGCCGGGCAGGATCATCGAGCCCTTCCGCAGTTGGCGGTTGATCAGCGTGGCGTGGTCAGGCGTGATGGCGCGGATGATCTCGTTCCACGCAATCTTACAGCGCAACCGTGAATCCATCGTCGTGTTGAGCTGCCTGAGGATCAGTTCGCCGGCGGCGAGCACCTCGCTCTGGTTGCGGAAGTGAAGCTCCATCGAGCCGAAGGCACGCTCGACGACCTGTTCGCCCATGCGCACGTTGGTTTTCTTCAACGCGATGTCCGAGAGGTTGTGCACCGCCATGCCGGGAGCGACCTCGATCCACATGCAGGCATCACCCGGCACCGGCAGGAAGCCCTGCGAGGACGTCGCGATGTAGGACGCGAGCTGCGGTTGCAGCGCATCCATGAACACGTAGGTTCGCAGGG
It includes:
- a CDS encoding TonB-dependent receptor domain-containing protein produces the protein MGVKGELLDKRLNVSAALFRLDQTNLARPDNSVLPDPSNACGGVCYIAADKVVSQGVDLGLSGELSPGWQMMAGYTFVDSKYVTGEMNGLRYGTWLPRHNMRLTTAYKVPGTDWTLGGNLARSQLYRDDVSWFTGETARIRSGALLLVGLMAKYQINPNAELVMTVSNLFDRTYRSAMEWKYYSPFGEPRRMSIALRYRF
- a CDS encoding S1 family peptidase, translated to MEIDSIAKKLLFSTVRVDTELEDGSAGSGTAFILSHAHAKGNTPFIVTNRHLVEGVRRGGLVFTQTSEGRPAFGQRFQLNIDDFPAAWFLHPDPAVDLAIVPLRPLERAARDLGVQLYYHAIDSQRIPDAAAVRGFDALEDVLFVGYPSGVWDQVNLMPILRRGTTATPLELDFEGHKQFLIDAAVYPGSSGSPVFVVRDDPLRPRGDAARTIWFAGVVAEVFFREEANQLVPGPVPAQNDNRLIGSEMIDLGLVIKSESVRELIDAYVRKWLSD